A stretch of the Solanum dulcamara chromosome 6, daSolDulc1.2, whole genome shotgun sequence genome encodes the following:
- the LOC129891791 gene encoding transcription factor MYB14-like, which yields MVRTPFIDRDGIKRGAWSEDEDNKLKTFVERFGHSNWRQLPKYAGLMRCGKSCRLRWMNYLRPDLKKGNYCLEEEQLIIKLHKELGNRWSAIAAKLPGRSDNNIKNHWHAHLKKRTPRLTNNTTSSTSTSEQFTDDEAGYDMKELPIISCDLSNKLNGITDWIEEDNNHIKTMEQFSCINSVEPPFCWTEPIDNFQTEITSDINIWSEPLFDNFWTQPFF from the exons ATGGTGAGAACTCCTTTTATTGACAGAGATGGAATAAAAAGAGGTGCATGGAGTGAAGATGAAGACAACAAACTAAAGACTTTTGTTGAAAGATTTGGTCATTCCAATTGGAGGCAATTGCCTAAATATGCTG GTCTAATGAGATGTGGGAAGAGTTGCAGATTGAGATGGATGAATTACTTAAGGCCTGATTTGAAGAAAGGAAATTATTGTcttgaagaagaacaactcaTAATTAAATTACACAAGGAACTCGGAAACAG ATGGTCAGCGATTGCAGCAAAATTACCAGGAAGATCGgacaacaatatcaaaaaccacTGGCATGCTCATCTTAAGAAACGTACTCCGAGATTAACAAATAATACCACTTCATCAACATCGACGTCGGAGCAATTTACTGATGATGAGGCTGGCTATGATATGAAAGAGCTTCCAATTATATCATGTGATTTATCGAATAAATTAAATGGAATAACGGACTGGATTGAAGAAGATAATAACCACATTAAGACAATGGAACAATTTTCATGTATCAATTCAGTGGAACCACCCTTTTGCTGGACAGAACCCATTGACAATTTTCAGACAGAAATAACCTCTGATATTAATATTTGGTCCGAACCATTATTTGACAATTTCTGGACACAGCCTTTCTTTTGA